Genomic DNA from Arthrobacter sp. B1I2:
CAGGGCAGGGGCATTGACGACGCCGGCCAGCCAGGTGCCATCGGCGTCGGCAACAGCCACGGAGGTGGCGTAGTAGACGATGTTGCGGATGAAGTTGGTGGTGCCGTCAAGGGGGTCGATGGATCAGCGGTAGCCCGTGGGATCGGCGGGGCGGGTGGTGCCCTGTTCCTCGCCGGTGATGCTGTCGCCGGGGCGGGCTGCGGCAATGACGTCCCGCACCGCGTTTTCGGCGGCAACGTCGAAGGCCGTGACCCAGTCCCCGGCCGCCCCCTTGTTGCTGGCATCCAGCGCGTTGCCATCCCGGCCGGAGAGGACCTTGGCACCGGCTGCGGCGGCCTGCCGGGCCACCTCCAGCAGTTCCGAAACGGACGTCATGCGTTCTCCTCCACTGCGGCGGGTACAGCCGCTTCCTCGTTACCGTCCTCGTCCGTCCCGGACCCTGCCGCCTCCCTCAAGGACGCCGCATCCTCCAGGGGCGCCGCATCCTCCAGGACTGCCGCATCCCCCAGGGCTGCCGGGCCGCCGTCGAGCAATTGCCGGAACCCGTCCTCGTCCAGCACGCGGATCCCCAGCTGCTCTGCCTTGTCCAGCTTGCTGCCGGCGCTTTCGCCCGCCACCACGTAGCTGGTGTTTTTGGACACGGACCCGGATGCCTTGCCGCCGCGGAGCAGGATGGCCTCCTTGGCCTCGTCACGGCTGAAGTTGGGCAGGGAACCCGTGACCACCACGGTCAGCCCTTCGAGCGTGCGCGGCATGGACTCGTCCTGTTCGTCCTCCATGCGCACCCCGGCGGCGGCCCAGCGGTCGATGATTTCGAGGTGCCAGTCCTCCGCGAACCATTCCTTCAGTGCGGCGGCGATGGTGGGACCCACCCCGTCCACGTGGGCCAGTTCTTCCTCGGAAGCTGCCCGGATGCGGTCCATGGAACCGAACGCCTGCGCCAGGGCGCGTGATGCGCGCGGGCCGACGTGCCGGATGGAGAGGGCAACCAGCACCCGCCACAGGGGCTGGGTCTTGGCTTTTTCGAGTTCCTTGAACAGTTTCTGCGTGGTGGCCGTGGGCTTGGACGGCGACTTGGCCGTGCCCTTGCTGAAGAAGTACGGCACCAGCTCGTACTCGCCCGTGGGGACGCCCTTGGATTTTTTCTCGCGGCGGATCCGGACATCGGCCAGGTCCTCCGCAGTGAGGTTGAACAGCCCGGCTTCAGAGGTCAGCGGGGGAACTTCGGGTTCGGCCGGCTGGGTCAACGCGATGGCCGCCTCCCAGCCCAGGGCCTCGATGTCGAAGGCACCCCGGCCCGCCACATGGAACACCCGCTCTCGGAGCTGCGACGGGCAGGATCTGGCATTGGGGCAGCGGACATCCACGTCCCCCTCCTTGGCCGGCGCCAGCGGAGTGCCGCAGGAGGGGCACTCGGTGGGCATCACGAAGTCCCGCACCGGCGGGTCCTGCTGGTCCCGGAGGGACAGGACAGGGCCCACGATTTCGGGAATGACGTCGCCCGCCTTCCGCAGGATCACGATGTCGCCGATTTTGACGCCCTTGGCCCTGACCACGTCCTGGTTGTGCAGGGTGGCCATCTCCACGGTGGAGCCAGCCACTTTGACCGGTTCCATGACGCCGAAGGGGGTCACGCGGCCGGTGCGGCCCACGTTGACCTGGATGTCCAGCAGCTTGGTGTGCACTTCCTCCGGCGGGTACTTGTAGGCCACGGCCCAGCGGGGAACGCGGGTGGTGTTGCCCAGGGCACGCTGGGTGGCAAAGTCATCCACCTTGATCACGATGCCGTCGATTTCGTGGAGCAGCTTGTGGCGCTGGTCGCCATACCGTTTGATGAAGCCCAGCACGTCCTCCCGGGTCTCCAGCACCTCGAAGTACGGGCTGACCGGCAGGCCCCACTCCTTGAGCAGCCCGTACGTTTCGGACTGGCTGCCGGCCCCAAGCCCTTCGCGGGCGCCGATGCCGTGGACGAACATCTTCAGCGGCCGCTTGGCCGTCTCGGCAGGGTCCTTCTGGCGCAACGAGCCGGCGGCAGCGTTACGGGGATTGGCAAGCGGCGCCTTGCCGGCTTCGATCAGCGCCTCATTGAACGCGGCGAAGGCTTTGGACGGGATGAAGACCTCGCCGCGCACCTCCATTTCGGCCGGGAAGCCGCTGCCGTGCAGTTCCTGCGGGATTTCCTTGATGGTGAGCAGGTTGTGGGTGATGTCCTCGCCGGTGGTTCCGTCGCCTCGGGTGGCAGCGCGGACCAGCCTGCCGTCGCGGTACAAGAGGTTGACCGCCAGGCCGTCGATCTTGAGTTCAGTCAGCCAGGCCGCCTTGGAACCACCGTCACGGATTTTCTCGATGCCGGCCTCGGCCCGGTTAAGCCACGCCTCGAGCTCCTCCAGCGAAAAGACGTCCTCCAGGCTGTACATCCGCTGCAGGTGTTCCACGGGTGCGAACGCGGCGGACACCTCGCCGCCCACTTCCTGGGTTGGTGAATCGTTGGCCACCAGCTCGGGGTGCAGCGCCTCGATCTCCTCCAGGCGGCGAAAAAGTGTGTCGAACTCGGCGTCCGATACCAGGGGTTCGTCCTCCTGGTAATACGCGAACCGGTACTTCCGCACCAGGTCCGCAAGGTTCTCGTATTCCTCGCGGAGGGCCTCGGTGGGGATCGCTTCGGGCTCGTGCGGTGCCGCGGTCCGGGTGGCGGTCTGTTCTGCGGGTCCTGGTCCTGTGCTCACAAACCTATCTTGCCCTACACCCGGGACAGTCAGTTGGCGGCCGGGGCAAACGGGTGT
This window encodes:
- the ligA gene encoding NAD-dependent DNA ligase LigA, yielding MSTGPGPAEQTATRTAAPHEPEAIPTEALREEYENLADLVRKYRFAYYQEDEPLVSDAEFDTLFRRLEEIEALHPELVANDSPTQEVGGEVSAAFAPVEHLQRMYSLEDVFSLEELEAWLNRAEAGIEKIRDGGSKAAWLTELKIDGLAVNLLYRDGRLVRAATRGDGTTGEDITHNLLTIKEIPQELHGSGFPAEMEVRGEVFIPSKAFAAFNEALIEAGKAPLANPRNAAAGSLRQKDPAETAKRPLKMFVHGIGAREGLGAGSQSETYGLLKEWGLPVSPYFEVLETREDVLGFIKRYGDQRHKLLHEIDGIVIKVDDFATQRALGNTTRVPRWAVAYKYPPEEVHTKLLDIQVNVGRTGRVTPFGVMEPVKVAGSTVEMATLHNQDVVRAKGVKIGDIVILRKAGDVIPEIVGPVLSLRDQQDPPVRDFVMPTECPSCGTPLAPAKEGDVDVRCPNARSCPSQLRERVFHVAGRGAFDIEALGWEAAIALTQPAEPEVPPLTSEAGLFNLTAEDLADVRIRREKKSKGVPTGEYELVPYFFSKGTAKSPSKPTATTQKLFKELEKAKTQPLWRVLVALSIRHVGPRASRALAQAFGSMDRIRAASEEELAHVDGVGPTIAAALKEWFAEDWHLEIIDRWAAAGVRMEDEQDESMPRTLEGLTVVVTGSLPNFSRDEAKEAILLRGGKASGSVSKNTSYVVAGESAGSKLDKAEQLGIRVLDEDGFRQLLDGGPAALGDAAVLEDAAPLEDAASLREAAGSGTDEDGNEEAAVPAAVEENA